CGCCACTCGCGCTCCTCGCGGTCGAACGCGAGGCGCGCGTAGTGGCCCGTGGCTATCGTCGAGGCCCCGAGCGCGAGCGCCTTGCGGAGCAGCGCGTCGAACTTGATGCTGCGGTTGCATTCCACACAGGGGTTGGGCGTGCGCCCGTTGAGGTAATCGCCGACGAAGCGTCCCACCACGTCGCGGCGGAATTCCTCTTCCATGTTGACGACGTAGTAGGGAATATCCAGGGAGGACGCTACGCGGCGGGCGTCCTTAAAGTCCGCGAGCGAGCAGCAGGAGCCGAACTCCCGCCCGGCGGCGTCGCCGTAATCCCAGAGCTGCATCGAGAGCCCGATGACGGCACGGCCGTCGCGCTTCAGAAGAAGCGCCGCGACGGACGAGTCCACGCCTCCCGAAAGGGCGGCGACGACCGTTCTCGAATCACTAGGAATCGGCATCGTGTGGGGACGTAAGGGAAGAGGGCCGGGCGGCCCGCCGCCTACTCCGGCTCCGGCTCGTCGGTGATGCGCGTCTCGATGAACATCAAGGACGTCGAGCCGACGCGGAACTCCGTAAGGTTTTCGAGCGGCCCTTCTTTCACGCGCTTATCTCCGACGAAGGTGCCGTTCGTCGAGTTAAGGTCTTTGATGATGTACTTGTATCCGTGAATCTCAATCTGGGCGTGGAGGCGCGAGGACTCTGGGTCCTCGAGGGTCAGGTCGGCGTTGGCGCGCCCGAGGGTGATGATGGGCTTCTTGATCGGAAACACCGTGCCCGACATCGGACCGTCCAGAACCGAAAGCGACAGCTTGCGGTCGTCGGGAAGAAGCGGGATGCCATGGAGCGCAGCGTCCTCGGCGGAAACGGTGCGGCGGCCCGCGTCAATCCGCTTGGTCTGCGAGCTGACCTCTCCCGTCGATTTCCCATCGGCGCTTCCCGCGGGATTCTCAATCTCGAACGTGCCGCCGCAGTTCTTGCACTTGACCTTCTTCTTGGAAGCCCCCTCGAAGCGCTCCTCGGGGTACTTGTACTTCGACTGGCACGACGGGCACTGAATAACCATGGTTTCGCGTTTCCTTCCTGCCTGAACGAGGTGGTTTCCCTTAGGTGCATAGAATACGCGCGCCGGAAGCGTATTGCAAGCGGCGTCGTTTGGCGGGTAGCGTAAGGAAAATTGTGTAAATTTATCCGGGCTTTTTTCCTTTATCAGCCTCTGCTATACCTTGCAATTGCCGACGTTCTATGGTAAAGTCCAATTTTCCAACCTGGAGATAGCATTTTGGGTTCATTTTGTGGGAAAATTCTGCCATGAGCGAGAAAGTGCGATCGGCCGGTCAGATGACCCCTGAGTCGGTTCCCAAGAAAGGGCCGCTGACGGCCTCGCGCGTGATGGACGGCGAGGCCGTGGTGTTCCTGCCCGGAAAGGGACAGGTGCGCATTCTCAACAAACTGGGAACCGCCGTGTGGGAACTGGTGGACGGCGAGCGCACGGTCTCGGAAATCGTGGAGGAGATTTGCAAAAAATACGATGTGGAGCACGAGGTCGCCGAGCGCGATGCGCTGGAGTTTTTGAAAACCTTGCAAGACAAGGAGTTGGTGGAATGCCCCTGAACCGAACTCCCATCCAGAACTATGAATACTACCAGCAGCTGTTGATGAAGAAAGGGGCCCCGTTTGCGGCCCAGTTTGAGATTACGTACCTCTGCAATCTCCGATGCACATATTGTTACAACCCGACCCACGAGTCCGTCGGGGAGATGACGACGGAGAATGTCATCTACATCCTGGACCAGCTTGAGCGCCTGGGCGTTTCCAAGGTAACGTTCACGGGAGGAGAGTGCATGGCGCATCCCGATTTTTTCAAGATTCTTGAGGAAGCGCAGCGGCGTCAGTTCATCATCGACATCCTGACAAACGGCACCCTCATCGACCGCGCGGCGGCCGAGCGCCTGAAGCACTTTCCGATAGAAAAAATATACATAAGCATTCGCGGCGACAACGCCAAGACACACGAAAAAGAAACGGGCGTTCCCGGTTCCTTCGATAAGCTGCTCAAGGCCTTCGAGCACCTCCAGGACGCGCCGTTCGGCGTGGAGTTCTCATGCAACGTAACCAAGGCGA
The DNA window shown above is from Acidobacteriota bacterium and carries:
- a CDS encoding zinc-ribbon domain-containing protein, producing MVIQCPSCQSKYKYPEERFEGASKKKVKCKNCGGTFEIENPAGSADGKSTGEVSSQTKRIDAGRRTVSAEDAALHGIPLLPDDRKLSLSVLDGPMSGTVFPIKKPIITLGRANADLTLEDPESSRLHAQIEIHGYKYIIKDLNSTNGTFVGDKRVKEGPLENLTEFRVGSTSLMFIETRITDEPEPE
- a CDS encoding PqqD family protein, which produces MSEKVRSAGQMTPESVPKKGPLTASRVMDGEAVVFLPGKGQVRILNKLGTAVWELVDGERTVSEIVEEICKKYDVEHEVAERDALEFLKTLQDKELVECP